In Desulfonatronum sp. SC1, one DNA window encodes the following:
- a CDS encoding cache domain-containing protein: MLNKLLNLSIPAKTFGLILALVLFFWGTIMFYFVPLIQERLLYGRREALMHVAHSVHSLLDEYVQRVRDGELTLEDAQERAKQRIRHIRYGRDGYFWIRSDDALDLRLVMHPFITELEDALPDDPLYYCVTRIQYGINGPIQNFAREKNITWAIVEVVTKTGDGFVSYNWPRPHSEGMTEEAWHLKESYALLFEPWGWILGTGLYIDDIQAEMRVLRAEVVTFSLIILLLVLPATLLASVVFTRSLSILADYADKVSAGDLNAGVAGRFYGEARRLMQAITEMVANLKGALSQAENSKQEAQRLAEAAELVSERLAVILRSIGDGVIAADTEGKVLFLNKAAEELTGWFQDEAQGRSLSEVLRMRDDRFGQAEDLIRQVLTDGVVRQSGGSAHLVSRDGTQRIIASNAAPIRDKDSRVIGVVLAFRDETEKQRLLDEALKAEKLESLGVLAGGIAHDFNNTLTAILGNITLARLSLADQDKAERKLREAENATYRGKGLTQQMLTFAKGGTPIREILPLGELTRESAEFALRGTSAKCVFELPEDLWSVHADPDQISRVIHNLALNAHHAMPQGGLVTLTGANIDAPKLPEAISDSRPFTRLSVTDQGHGISPEHLTKIFDPYFTTKTHGSGLGLASSYSIIKRHGGVITVESVPGQGTTFHVFLPAVPTASPTPRATEEDDPDRPGGRILIMDDDVMILDVSLDLMKHLGHTVVPVQNGEEAVARYQQALAEGLPFDVVIMDLTIPGGMGGKEAVRKILKLDPTAKVVASSGYSSDPVMTNFKKFGFIDAIAKPYTIQQIRKLLNKLLAQAGS; the protein is encoded by the coding sequence ATGCTCAACAAACTTCTGAACCTGTCCATCCCCGCCAAGACCTTCGGGCTGATTCTGGCGCTCGTCCTGTTTTTTTGGGGGACCATTATGTTCTATTTCGTGCCCTTGATTCAGGAGCGGCTGCTGTACGGCAGGAGGGAGGCGCTGATGCATGTCGCGCACTCGGTCCACTCCCTGCTCGACGAGTACGTGCAGCGGGTGCGGGACGGGGAATTGACCCTTGAGGACGCCCAGGAACGAGCCAAGCAACGGATCAGGCACATTCGCTATGGACGGGACGGTTATTTTTGGATCAGAAGCGACGACGCGCTTGACCTTCGACTTGTCATGCATCCCTTCATTACGGAACTGGAAGATGCTTTGCCCGACGACCCTTTGTACTATTGCGTCACGCGCATCCAGTACGGCATCAACGGCCCGATACAGAACTTTGCCCGTGAAAAGAACATCACCTGGGCGATTGTCGAGGTTGTCACGAAAACCGGAGACGGCTTCGTGAGCTACAACTGGCCCAGGCCGCACTCCGAGGGCATGACCGAGGAGGCCTGGCACCTCAAGGAATCTTATGCTCTGCTCTTCGAACCCTGGGGCTGGATTTTGGGTACCGGCCTGTACATCGATGACATTCAGGCCGAAATGCGCGTCTTGCGCGCAGAGGTGGTCACGTTTTCGCTGATCATCCTGCTTCTCGTCCTGCCAGCGACCCTGCTCGCCTCCGTCGTGTTCACAAGGTCCCTGAGCATTCTGGCCGATTACGCGGACAAGGTCTCAGCCGGAGACCTCAACGCCGGAGTTGCCGGGCGATTTTACGGAGAAGCGAGACGGTTGATGCAAGCCATCACCGAGATGGTCGCCAATCTGAAGGGCGCCCTGTCCCAGGCCGAAAACAGCAAACAGGAGGCGCAGCGGCTGGCGGAGGCGGCGGAACTTGTTTCAGAGCGATTGGCCGTGATTCTGCGATCCATCGGCGACGGAGTGATCGCCGCGGACACCGAAGGGAAGGTGCTGTTTCTGAACAAGGCCGCCGAGGAGTTGACCGGCTGGTTCCAAGACGAGGCCCAAGGCCGGTCCTTGTCCGAAGTGCTCCGAATGCGGGATGATCGTTTCGGGCAGGCCGAAGACTTGATCCGACAGGTTTTGACGGACGGGGTCGTTCGCCAGTCGGGGGGTAGTGCTCACCTTGTTTCCAGGGATGGAACGCAACGGATCATCGCGTCCAACGCGGCCCCGATCCGGGACAAGGACAGTCGGGTGATCGGCGTGGTGCTGGCCTTCCGAGACGAAACCGAGAAGCAACGCCTTCTGGATGAAGCCCTCAAGGCCGAAAAGCTGGAGTCCCTGGGAGTTCTGGCCGGAGGCATAGCCCACGACTTCAACAACACCCTGACCGCGATCCTGGGAAACATCACCTTGGCCCGGCTGTCCCTAGCCGACCAGGACAAGGCCGAACGCAAGCTCCGCGAGGCTGAAAACGCCACCTACCGGGGCAAGGGCCTGACCCAACAGATGTTGACCTTTGCCAAGGGCGGAACCCCCATCCGGGAAATCCTCCCCCTGGGCGAACTGACGCGAGAATCGGCTGAATTCGCCCTGCGCGGGACCAGCGCCAAATGCGTCTTCGAACTCCCCGAAGACCTCTGGTCCGTCCACGCCGATCCGGACCAAATCAGCCGGGTTATCCACAACCTGGCTCTCAATGCCCACCATGCCATGCCCCAAGGCGGACTGGTCACCCTGACCGGAGCGAATATCGACGCCCCAAAACTCCCGGAAGCCATCAGCGATTCCAGGCCGTTTACGCGATTATCCGTGACCGACCAGGGACACGGCATCTCCCCGGAACATCTGACCAAGATATTCGATCCGTATTTCACCACCAAAACCCACGGCTCGGGACTCGGCTTGGCTTCAAGCTATTCCATCATCAAGCGGCACGGCGGAGTCATCACGGTGGAATCCGTGCCCGGACAAGGCACGACGTTCCATGTTTTTCTGCCCGCCGTGCCCACAGCCTCGCCGACGCCCCGCGCCACCGAAGAGGACGATCCGGACCGTCCGGGAGGACGCATCTTGATAATGGATGACGATGTGATGATCCTGGACGTCAGCTTGGACCTGATGAAACACTTGGGCCATACGGTCGTTCCGGTTCAAAACGGCGAAGAGGCCGTGGCTAGGTACCAACAGGCCTTAGCCGAAGGTCTGCCCTTCGACGTGGTGATCATGGACCTGACCATCCCCGGCGGCATGGGCGGCAAGGAGGCGGTCCGGAAAATCCTGAAGCTCGATCCCACGGCCAAGGTCGTGGCCTCCAGTGGCTACTCCAGCGACCCGGTGATGACGAATTTTAAAAAATTCGGCTTTATCGACGCGATAGCCAAGCCGTACACTATCCAACAAATCAGGAAACTGCTCAACAAACTCCTGGCCCAGGCCGGGAGCTGA
- a CDS encoding PAS domain S-box protein — translation MSEDLSVARRFGKRLRYYRSLKCFTQSGLAERVGLSLKQISRIERGLSTPSFALLEKLCRVLDTAPVTLFLFHDPSPSPNHSELPPPSGRERTASIFNDEIISTRTGAWLLPASSRHGTWSASLYALLGYRPFSIKPTLKRFLKHVRSEDRATVESFIHSSALEPNEKDILVALTGKASARRMIMIQAEPLGSGTGSENGLLLTVREVTDCISLHRSFVHNQRQLESYILERNKELALTVERLQQEILEREKAEQGLRISDLMIASSLDAQIFVDRSGLVKKVNPAYARLAGISVRELEGRMYSEVLIERWGRDFFDRALQPDMENAQLHGQATVKEEWLSYGGHGRRYMRVFLTPCLKRKEILGVIVTLYDLTAVMAAQERLRESEELHRLILERTSEGVLRLDRHLRITFANARIQELGGYSAEELVGGSALDFLPPEELKRIQFFVKQSRIGHNVRFPASIMHKNGQTIWVMISAAPLFTDKGEYDGALVMLMDVTELKQTQTKLE, via the coding sequence ATGAGTGAAGACTTGTCGGTAGCCAGACGTTTCGGCAAGCGGCTCCGATATTATCGCTCTCTGAAATGTTTTACCCAATCCGGATTGGCGGAAAGAGTCGGCTTGAGCCTGAAACAAATCAGCCGTATCGAGCGCGGCCTCTCTACGCCTTCCTTCGCTCTCCTGGAAAAACTTTGCCGGGTTCTGGATACCGCCCCGGTGACCCTTTTTCTCTTTCATGACCCCTCCCCGTCACCAAACCATTCCGAACTACCTCCCCCATCCGGCCGGGAACGAACAGCATCCATCTTCAACGACGAGATCATTTCCACCAGGACCGGAGCATGGCTCCTTCCCGCTTCTTCCCGGCACGGAACATGGTCCGCTTCCTTGTATGCCTTGCTGGGTTATCGTCCCTTTTCCATCAAGCCCACCCTGAAGCGTTTTCTCAAGCATGTACGTTCCGAGGACAGGGCGACGGTCGAATCCTTTATTCACTCTTCCGCTCTGGAGCCGAACGAAAAGGACATTCTGGTTGCCTTGACCGGGAAAGCTTCGGCACGGCGCATGATCATGATCCAGGCCGAGCCTTTGGGTTCCGGGACGGGAAGCGAAAACGGCCTCCTGTTGACAGTCCGGGAAGTGACGGACTGCATTTCCCTGCATCGCTCCTTTGTACACAACCAGAGACAACTGGAATCGTACATCCTGGAGCGGAACAAAGAACTGGCTCTGACCGTGGAAAGGTTGCAACAGGAGATTCTTGAACGGGAAAAGGCCGAACAAGGTTTGCGAATATCCGATCTAATGATCGCCAGCTCTCTGGACGCTCAGATATTCGTGGACAGGTCCGGCTTGGTTAAAAAGGTCAATCCCGCGTATGCCCGACTTGCTGGCATCTCCGTGCGGGAGCTTGAGGGGCGGATGTACAGCGAAGTACTGATCGAACGCTGGGGACGCGATTTTTTTGATCGAGCTCTTCAACCTGACATGGAAAATGCACAACTCCACGGGCAAGCGACGGTCAAGGAAGAATGGCTCAGTTATGGAGGCCATGGGCGACGATATATGCGGGTATTTCTTACTCCCTGCTTAAAAAGAAAAGAAATACTCGGTGTTATCGTCACGCTCTACGACCTGACGGCGGTCATGGCGGCTCAGGAACGGCTACGGGAAAGCGAGGAGTTGCACCGCCTGATCCTGGAACGGACCAGCGAGGGAGTGTTGCGCTTGGACCGACACCTGCGGATTACGTTCGCGAACGCACGGATTCAAGAGTTGGGAGGATATTCGGCGGAGGAACTGGTGGGGGGCTCGGCTCTGGACTTTCTCCCCCCAGAAGAATTGAAACGAATTCAGTTCTTTGTCAAACAGAGCCGAATCGGACATAATGTGCGTTTTCCAGCCAGCATCATGCACAAAAACGGCCAAACCATTTGGGTGATGATTTCCGCAGCGCCGCTGTTCACGGACAAAGGCGAGTACGACGGCGCCCTAGTCATGCTCATGGACGTGACGGAATTGAAGCAGACCCAGACCAAGTTGGAATAA
- a CDS encoding methyl-accepting chemotaxis protein, with amino-acid sequence MKNIPIGIKLISGFLALLLLVCGGLGFIAYDRASRAVIEQVQENIPLMAADGARLVKSSLEYHLLAIEGVAARYVIQTMDWPQQQPALEFEIARLGYQDMVVVTPDGNTRSPTGSTTNVSDRDYFKEAMNGKSVFSSVIIHRVLNKPIIIAATPIRGGQGRISGVLFAVLDATLLSEISDDIGYGTAGYSYIIDDKGTLIAHGNRQFVLDQRNFIEEARTDAQFAALAAMFQRMVRGESGFDAYPFMGMDRYFGFAPIPGTGWSIAVGAMQDDVLAPVYQLRWTIAIASLVFFCLGIAIAILISRSITNPVNRLMCFAEAVAKGDLQSQSGIDQKDEIGKLNQSIQTMVQSLIEKMKEAEHQSELARQETEKAQVATREAEDARAQAETAKRDGMLQAATSIEGVVERMTSASEELAAQVEQASRGAEEQKSRTGETATAMEEMNATVLEVAKNASNAAEGSDKARTKAQEGAEVVTRAVAAINQVENQTQAMKENLGKLGRQAEQIGRIMTVIEDIADQTNLLALNAAIEAARAGDAGRGFAVVADEVRKLAEKTMNATKEVGEAISAIQEGTQSNIQGVEQAVRSVAEATKLADTSGGALREIVTMVEEAADQVRSIATAAEEQSSASEEINRSVDDINRISSETSEVMNQSAQAISELAQQAVELQELVQRMKNG; translated from the coding sequence ATGAAAAACATTCCCATTGGCATCAAACTGATCAGCGGTTTTCTGGCCTTGCTTTTACTTGTTTGCGGAGGACTGGGTTTTATCGCCTATGACCGCGCCTCTCGTGCCGTAATCGAGCAAGTACAAGAAAATATCCCCTTGATGGCCGCGGACGGCGCACGGCTGGTGAAAAGCAGTCTGGAGTATCATTTATTGGCCATAGAAGGGGTTGCCGCCCGATATGTCATCCAAACCATGGACTGGCCGCAACAACAACCGGCGTTGGAGTTCGAAATCGCCAGATTGGGCTATCAGGATATGGTTGTCGTGACGCCCGACGGAAATACCCGCTCTCCAACAGGTTCCACGACCAACGTCAGTGACAGAGACTATTTCAAGGAAGCCATGAATGGGAAAAGCGTATTTTCAAGCGTGATCATTCATCGCGTGCTGAATAAACCGATTATTATTGCTGCCACGCCGATCAGAGGAGGACAGGGACGGATTTCAGGCGTTCTTTTCGCTGTCCTGGACGCGACCCTGCTCAGTGAGATCTCGGACGATATCGGATACGGAACCGCGGGGTACTCCTACATCATCGACGATAAGGGCACACTGATCGCTCACGGCAACAGACAGTTCGTGCTGGATCAGCGCAACTTCATCGAAGAGGCGAGGACGGATGCCCAATTCGCCGCGTTGGCGGCCATGTTCCAACGCATGGTCCGGGGCGAGTCCGGGTTTGACGCGTATCCTTTCATGGGGATGGATCGCTATTTCGGGTTCGCGCCCATTCCTGGCACGGGCTGGTCCATTGCCGTGGGGGCCATGCAGGACGACGTGCTGGCTCCGGTGTATCAGTTGCGCTGGACCATCGCCATCGCCTCCCTGGTTTTCTTCTGCTTGGGCATCGCCATCGCGATATTGATCAGCCGGAGCATCACCAATCCGGTAAACCGTCTGATGTGCTTCGCCGAGGCCGTGGCCAAGGGCGACCTACAGTCCCAGTCCGGCATTGACCAAAAGGATGAGATCGGGAAACTGAACCAGAGCATTCAAACCATGGTCCAGTCCCTGATTGAAAAGATGAAGGAGGCAGAGCACCAGTCCGAGTTGGCCCGCCAGGAGACGGAGAAGGCCCAGGTCGCAACCCGTGAGGCCGAGGATGCCAGGGCTCAAGCCGAGACGGCCAAGCGAGACGGCATGCTCCAGGCCGCAACAAGTATCGAGGGCGTGGTGGAACGCATGACTTCGGCTTCGGAAGAACTGGCGGCCCAGGTGGAGCAGGCCAGCCGGGGCGCTGAGGAACAGAAGAGCCGCACCGGAGAGACGGCCACGGCCATGGAGGAAATGAACGCCACGGTGCTGGAGGTGGCCAAGAACGCCTCTAACGCGGCGGAAGGCTCGGACAAGGCTCGAACCAAGGCCCAGGAGGGCGCGGAGGTGGTCACCCGTGCCGTGGCGGCCATCAACCAAGTGGAAAATCAGACCCAAGCCATGAAGGAGAATCTGGGCAAACTGGGCAGGCAAGCCGAACAGATCGGACGGATCATGACCGTGATCGAGGACATCGCGGATCAGACCAACCTCCTGGCCCTGAACGCGGCCATCGAGGCGGCACGGGCCGGGGACGCGGGACGCGGGTTCGCCGTTGTGGCGGACGAGGTACGCAAGCTGGCCGAAAAAACCATGAATGCCACCAAGGAGGTGGGCGAGGCTATTTCAGCCATCCAGGAAGGCACTCAAAGCAACATCCAGGGTGTGGAGCAGGCGGTGCGCTCCGTGGCCGAGGCCACCAAGCTGGCCGATACTTCCGGCGGCGCCCTGCGGGAAATCGTGACCATGGTCGAGGAAGCCGCCGACCAAGTCCGATCCATCGCCACCGCCGCGGAAGAACAATCCTCGGCCAGCGAGGAGATCAACCGTAGCGTGGACGATATCAACCGCATCTCTTCGGAAACCAGCGAAGTCATGAACCAGTCTGCCCAGGCCATCTCCGAACTGGCCCAGCAGGCCGTGGAGTTGCAGGAGTTGGTGCAACGGATGAAGAACGGCTGA
- a CDS encoding chemotaxis protein CheW — protein sequence MREAAAHKDVGNELLQLVTFHIGDEEFGVEILKVQEIIRMMGITRVPKAPDFVEGVINLRGKVIPIIDLRKRFGMITQDHNKHTRIIVLEINAVIVGFVVDSVSEVLRIPANTVEPPPAIISGIESEYISGVGKLADRLLILLDMDRLLSRGEQGLLTGL from the coding sequence ATGCGGGAAGCGGCGGCTCACAAAGATGTGGGCAACGAATTGCTGCAATTGGTCACGTTTCACATCGGCGACGAGGAATTCGGCGTGGAGATTCTCAAGGTCCAGGAGATCATCCGGATGATGGGCATCACCCGGGTGCCCAAGGCTCCGGATTTCGTGGAGGGCGTGATCAACCTGCGCGGCAAGGTCATCCCGATCATCGATCTGCGCAAGCGCTTCGGAATGATCACCCAGGATCACAACAAACACACCCGGATCATTGTCCTTGAAATCAATGCGGTGATCGTCGGATTCGTGGTGGATTCCGTCTCCGAGGTGCTGCGCATCCCGGCCAACACCGTGGAACCGCCTCCGGCGATCATATCCGGGATCGAATCCGAGTATATCAGCGGCGTGGGCAAGTTAGCGGACAGGCTGTTGATTTTACTGGATATGGACCGTCTATTGAGCAGAGGCGAACAGGGTTTGCTCACGGGATTATAA